ATACGGCTCCATTCAAGGCAGAGGCTTGTAACAATTGATTTTTAGGTACGATTTGACGCGTCAAGGTCTGTTGTGCTGGATCGTTGAAGACAGAGGCACCTGAACGCAGGGCAATGACTACCAGGAACCAGAACGGATTCGGCATGACAAGCAGGAGCAGAGTGAAAGCAGCCTGCATGATATTCATGGACATGATCATCCGAACCTTGTTCACGCGGTCTGCAAGTACCCCGGCAAACTGTCCGAGCAAAATGCTTGGAGCTGCATAGGCAACGGGCAGGAGGGCCATCGTCATCGGATCAACCTTCCACACAAACCCCAACAGGATGGATACCGCTATAAAATCAAACCAATCGCCAAGCGTAGACAGTCCGTAAGAGACGAACAGCGTGCGAAACGTTCTATTTTCTTTTAACAAAAAAATCCCTCCATCGATCTGTTAACTCGATGATAAAAGGGATTTGTCAGAGGAATATCAGATAGTGGATGAGATGATGGCACGAATTTTTTTCTGCAAGTAGTCGAACTTGTACTCCTCGGATAATTCAGTCCAGATTTTCTGGTATTTGCGCTCCCATTCTCGGTCGTAGCCGAAGTCTTTCAAGAACGACAAGATCATTTTTGCGCCATAAATGAGATGGGGGACGAACTTGGTGCTTCGTAAGACCTCCAGACCTTCATCGACCAAGCGGCGCGCCTTGGCAAGCTCCTGTCGATGGTACAGACAAAGACCGCGCGTAATAGTAAAGCTGCCGAGTTCACGCTGCATAGGGAGTTCTTGCAAGATCTCCTCAGAGCGTTGAATGACCTTCTCAGCCTCTTCAACCTCACCCATGAGCAGATACAAGAGGGCTTCTTCCGCTTGAAAAAAGAGTTGAAAGCCGGGTGAATTGACTCGCTCAACAACCTCCCTGGCAGGAAGCAGCTGTTTTTTTGCTCGCTCCCATTCTTTGGCTTGGGCGTAGACACAGATTGCGGTGATTTGCATCTCATCCTGATAATTTTTAGGCATACTTTTCGCGTTTTTCAGAGCCCATTGTAAAATTTCTAATGTTTTTTGCGAGTCAATTTCTGTCATACGGTATAAATGAAACAAATAAAACAGCTTGTCGGAGAGGGGGGGTTTATCCTCGACAAACCAGCCGAAGTCACCGCCAACAAACCGCAAATAGGTAGCATAAAAAGAGTCCATCTGGAAGCCAAGCACTTGCTGATTCGCATAGAGTGTCTGCAAAGCGGCCCCCATACCCATGCCGTGGTAGGTGGTTAGCATCCTCTGGATGTTCTCTGAGAAATCACTGGTTAATACGGATGGACTAGGCGATGGCTGCTCTTTTAGTGTAAGCCGATAGCCGACTCCTCGGACCGTATCAATCGTGAGCAGATGAGACCACTTTTGCAGTTTTTTCCGCAAGCGGTATATGTGATCGTCGACAGTACGGTCAGTAGGCTCTTCCAGCGGCCAGACGCGATCTAGCAAATCACTCCTTGAAAAGGCCCGGTTTTTCCATGTGTACAGATATTGAAACAAGGCGTATTCCTTTGGCAAAAGGACAATCGTTTCCCCAGCATAATGGATTTGATACGAATCATCCGACCATGTTATCAATCCCATTTGAAAGACTCCTCGTTTATATTGAACTTCTTCATTTTATTGTAAAGGGTGCCACGAGATACGCCGAGCAGCTCGGCTGCTGCTTTTTTGTTGCCGTATGT
The window above is part of the Brevibacillus brevis NBRC 100599 genome. Proteins encoded here:
- a CDS encoding winged helix-turn-helix domain-containing protein; translated protein: MGLITWSDDSYQIHYAGETIVLLPKEYALFQYLYTWKNRAFSRSDLLDRVWPLEEPTDRTVDDHIYRLRKKLQKWSHLLTIDTVRGVGYRLTLKEQPSPSPSVLTSDFSENIQRMLTTYHGMGMGAALQTLYANQQVLGFQMDSFYATYLRFVGGDFGWFVEDKPPLSDKLFYLFHLYRMTEIDSQKTLEILQWALKNAKSMPKNYQDEMQITAICVYAQAKEWERAKKQLLPAREVVERVNSPGFQLFFQAEEALLYLLMGEVEEAEKVIQRSEEILQELPMQRELGSFTITRGLCLYHRQELAKARRLVDEGLEVLRSTKFVPHLIYGAKMILSFLKDFGYDREWERKYQKIWTELSEEYKFDYLQKKIRAIISSTI